From the genome of Vicia villosa cultivar HV-30 ecotype Madison, WI linkage group LG2, Vvil1.0, whole genome shotgun sequence, one region includes:
- the LOC131651697 gene encoding cell division topological specificity factor homolog, chloroplastic: MAIYGDLRVTSSLPLYRSHTLLPTTSFLPQKVDFHRFLNGGSSRFEFTPKHSTMATVRSNMRGYYKPVFAVLGGSKFSSKSVSQEAENFLLDAVNMSFFERLNLAWKIVFPSAVSKRSSNARIAKQRLKMILFSDRCEVSDEAKRKIVNNIVHSLSDFVEIESQDKVQLSVSSDKDIGTIYSVTVPVRRVKPEYQEIDETGTITNIEYKDTGDISGSVDVRFDFYVPDETS, from the exons ATGGCGATTTACGGCGACCTTAGAGTCACATCATCTCTTCCACTCTATCGCTCTCACACTCTTCTTCCAACAACCTCTTTCCTTCCTCAAAAG GTGGACTTTCACCGTTTCTTAAATGGAGGATCCAGCAGATTTGAATTCACTCCAAAACATTCTACCATGGCCACTGTACGAAGCAATATGCGTGGCTATTACAAGCCAGTATTTGCAGTCCTTGGAGGTTCTAAATTTTCATCAAAGTCAGTTAGCCAAGAAGCCGAGAACTTTCTCCTTGATGCTGTTAATATGAGTTTCTTTGAGCGTTTAAATTTGGCTTGGAAGATAGTTTTCCCATCAGCTGTGTCTAAGAGAAGCTCCAATGCTAGGATTGCCAAGCAACGTTTGAAAATGATTCTTTTCTCTGACAGATGTGAAGTAAGTGATGAGGCAAAGCGAAAAATCGTTAACAACATAGTGCACTCCCTATCAGATTTTGTGGAAATTGAGTCACAGGATAAAGTTCAGTTGAGTGTCTCTTCAGATAAAGATATTGGAACCATTTACTCTGTTACAGTGCCTGTACGGCGGGTTAAGCCAGAATATCAAGAGATCGATGAAACTGGGACAATAACAAATATTGAGTATAAGGATACTGGAGATATTTCAGGTTCTGTTGATGTTAGATTTGATTTCTATGTTCCAGATGAAACGTCTTGA
- the LOC131651695 gene encoding mitotic checkpoint protein BUB3.3, whose amino-acid sequence MNTNGSQSKLEIPIGNSISKIQFAPHSNNLLISSWDTCLRLYDFDASVLRLESPSEFALLDCCFTDEDTVAFAAASDGFIRRYDLHSGIVDQVGNHDDIATCIGYSNETCLLITSGFDNKLLSWDVRTKKASSLSRSLDEEIESMSVSGFKVIVAIGASAHVFDLRNFDKPTLSMEPCSGTQLRCVSSIPYAEGFAAGSVDGRVALHVSNSSNLNDIGYAFRYHPKSKDGRHHLVSVNDIAFSPLVSGSFVTGNDEGYVSIWDARSTKRLIEFPKYSNRIASLSYNHSGQLLAVASSHTFREAKEKRVEPPQVFIHKVDDIDFGTSSG is encoded by the exons ATGAATACAAATGGCTCGCAATCGAAGTTGGAGATTCCAATTGGAAACTCTATTTCCAAAATTCAATTCGCTCCTCACTCTAACAACCTTCTCATTTCATCTTGGGATACt TGTCTTCGTTTATACGATTTCGACGCTTCCGTTCTCAGACTCGAATCTCCTTCAGAATTTGCTCTTCTTGATTGTTGCTTCACAGATGAGGATACTGTTGCTTTCGCAGCTGCTTCTGATGGATTTATCAGAAG GTATGACTTGCATTCGGGAATTGTTGACCAAGTGGGTAATCACGACGACATAGCAACATGCATTGGATATTCCAATGAAACAT GTTTGTTAATTACTTCAGGATTTGACAACAAGTTATTGTCATGGGATGTTCGTACGAAGAAGGCTTCTTCATTGTCGAGGAGTTTAGATGAAGAGATAGAATCCATGTCTGTCTCTGGGTTTAAGGTTATTGTAGCCATTGGAGCATCTGCCCATGTTTTTGATTTACGAAACTTTGACAAACCAACTTTGTCAATGGAGCCTTGTAGTGGTACACAATTAAGATGTGTCAGTTCGATTCCTTATGCCGAAG GTTTCGCAGCCGGATCAGTGGATGGACGGGTTGCGTTGCATGTTTCAAATTCATCAAATTTAAATGACATTGG ATATGCATTCCGATATCATCCAAAATCAAAAGATGGTCGGCACCATTTGGTATCTGTAAATGACATTGCGTTCAGTCCACT TGTGTCTGGTTCATTTGTCACCGGTAATGATGAGGGTTACGTTTCCATATGGGATGCTAGAAGTACGAAAAGACTGATCGAG TTTCCCAAATACTCAAATCGCATTGCATCCTTATCTTACAACCATTCCGGACAGCTTCTAGCTGTAGCATCGAGTCACACTTTCAGAGAAGCAAAAGAAAA AAGAGTTGAGCCTCCTCAAGTGTTTATACATAAAGTAGACGACATTGATTTCGGAACAAGTTCTGGTTGA